In Myxococcus stipitatus, the following are encoded in one genomic region:
- a CDS encoding complex I subunit 1 family protein: MKRVLTVLVAMGTIIGAIAGVSAAAYAVAGLAEKHLFEGASRLTNIIFLMLVFVMIIATLLTLAERKWSALMQDRVGPNRARINLPGIRNRSLAGIPHILTDVLKMLTKEDFIPGAANRFLFKLGPILAFAPVFALFAVVPAGPSVMVFGHKVDMVVATPDFGVLYMLAIASLAVYGTALAGWSSNNKFALLGGVRASSQMVAYEVALGLSLVGLFMSFSSLQLPAIVGDLGLAGAQGVGQAQYLWRTDLSLFGQTFDLGLPAWGFILQPIGFIGFFAASFAETKRAPFDVPEGESEIIGYFVEYSGMKFGMFMISEFVEVVVLAGVTTSLFFGGHHLPFFGEWLASQPLMQEHGWLYGTLLGTVFWMKVLFLIWVQLVIRWTFPRFRYDQIQTLGWKILLPLGLANVFVSGALVLWDPSLRALAVVGLLELGVLLVLTMTKKESAEGGAHHGHGAHGHDHGHDAHGLPSHASAASSH, translated from the coding sequence ATGAAGCGCGTACTGACTGTCCTCGTCGCCATGGGCACCATCATTGGTGCCATCGCGGGTGTGTCGGCGGCGGCCTATGCCGTGGCCGGCCTGGCCGAGAAGCACTTGTTCGAGGGCGCGAGCCGCCTGACGAACATCATCTTCCTGATGCTCGTCTTCGTGATGATCATCGCCACGCTCCTCACGCTCGCCGAGCGCAAGTGGAGCGCGCTGATGCAGGACCGCGTCGGTCCCAACCGCGCGCGCATCAACCTGCCCGGCATCCGCAACCGCTCCCTGGCCGGCATCCCGCACATCCTCACGGACGTGCTGAAGATGCTGACCAAGGAAGACTTCATCCCCGGCGCGGCCAACCGCTTCCTGTTCAAGCTGGGCCCCATCCTCGCCTTCGCCCCGGTGTTCGCGCTGTTCGCCGTGGTGCCCGCGGGCCCCTCGGTGATGGTGTTCGGCCACAAGGTGGACATGGTGGTCGCGACGCCGGACTTCGGCGTGCTCTACATGCTCGCCATCGCCTCGCTGGCCGTGTACGGCACGGCGCTGGCCGGCTGGTCCTCCAACAACAAGTTCGCGCTGCTGGGTGGCGTGCGCGCCTCCTCGCAGATGGTCGCCTACGAAGTCGCCCTCGGACTGTCGCTGGTGGGCCTGTTCATGTCGTTCTCCTCGCTCCAGCTGCCGGCGATTGTCGGCGACCTGGGGCTGGCGGGCGCCCAGGGCGTGGGCCAGGCGCAGTACCTGTGGCGCACGGACCTGTCGCTGTTCGGCCAGACGTTCGACCTGGGCCTGCCGGCGTGGGGCTTCATCCTGCAGCCCATCGGCTTCATCGGCTTCTTCGCCGCCTCCTTCGCGGAGACCAAGCGCGCCCCGTTCGACGTGCCGGAAGGCGAGTCGGAGATCATCGGCTACTTCGTTGAGTACTCCGGCATGAAGTTCGGCATGTTCATGATCTCCGAGTTCGTGGAGGTCGTGGTGCTGGCCGGTGTGACGACGTCGCTGTTCTTCGGCGGCCACCACCTGCCCTTCTTCGGCGAGTGGCTGGCGAGCCAGCCCCTGATGCAGGAGCACGGCTGGCTGTACGGCACGCTCTTGGGCACGGTGTTCTGGATGAAGGTGCTGTTCCTCATCTGGGTGCAGCTGGTCATCCGGTGGACCTTCCCGCGCTTCCGCTACGACCAGATCCAGACGCTGGGCTGGAAGATCCTCCTCCCGCTCGGCCTGGCGAACGTGTTCGTCTCCGGCGCGCTGGTGCTGTGGGATCCGTCCCTGAGGGCGCTGGCGGTGGTGGGCCTGCTGGAGCTGGGCGTGCTGCTGGTGCTGACGATGACGAAGAAGGAATCGGCGGAGGGCGGTGCGCACCACGGGCACGGCGCTCATGGTCATGACCACGGGCACGACGCGCATGGGCTGCCGTCCCATGCCAGCGCGGCGTCCTCGCACTAG
- a CDS encoding NADH-quinone oxidoreductase subunit I: MAIKVTKDPRTDVRERMYIPNLLHGLAITTRHFFRNLFGTRDTNTQVLDRTGTNLMTTVEYPEEKPIYPEGYRGLHRLVPREDGKPRCVACYMCATICPAQCIYIEAGEYEETDAEGESRVIEKYPTQFVIDELRCIVCGLCVDACPKDAIRMDTYMHTPSEYTRQNFVYDIPKLLKGPPVSHPSDPWNKREGSEEPHHVHKEAHTRIGEGLVQLKTPQLGAGHGHHDHGAHGKAAVAHGQTVVTQQGPIQVTKFLK; this comes from the coding sequence ATGGCCATCAAGGTTACCAAGGACCCCCGCACGGACGTTCGCGAGCGGATGTACATCCCGAATCTGCTGCACGGGCTGGCCATCACCACGCGGCACTTCTTCCGCAACCTCTTCGGGACGCGAGACACGAACACTCAGGTGTTGGACCGCACGGGCACCAACCTGATGACGACGGTGGAGTACCCGGAAGAGAAGCCCATCTATCCGGAGGGCTACCGGGGTCTGCACCGGCTGGTTCCGCGCGAGGACGGCAAGCCGCGCTGCGTGGCTTGCTACATGTGCGCGACCATCTGCCCGGCGCAGTGCATCTACATCGAGGCGGGTGAGTACGAGGAGACGGACGCGGAAGGCGAGTCGCGCGTCATCGAGAAGTACCCCACCCAGTTCGTCATCGACGAGCTGCGCTGCATCGTGTGTGGCCTGTGCGTAGACGCGTGCCCGAAGGACGCCATCCGCATGGACACGTACATGCACACGCCGTCCGAGTACACGCGGCAGAACTTCGTCTACGACATCCCCAAGCTGCTCAAGGGGCCGCCGGTCTCCCATCCGTCGGACCCGTGGAACAAGCGTGAGGGCTCCGAGGAGCCGCACCACGTCCACAAGGAGGCCCACACGCGCATTGGCGAGGGCCTGGTGCAGCTCAAGACGCCGCAGCTGGGCGCGGGCCATGGCCACCATGACCACGGCGCACACGGCAAGGCCGCCGTGGCGCACGGCCAGACGGTGGTGACGCAGCAGGGTCCCATCCAGGTGACGAAGTTCCTCAAGTAG
- a CDS encoding (2Fe-2S) ferredoxin domain-containing protein, whose protein sequence is MKRYRLSVCKGSTCKAGGADAVYATAREALTEQGLVPRCELYRGGCYGFCHMGPNVVVREETGRKRDPLSPEDYQLMGWEGEVYYSEMTPEKMRRVVAEHVAQDAPVQEFFGQPDTPAPDDD, encoded by the coding sequence ATGAAGCGCTACCGCTTGTCTGTGTGCAAGGGGTCGACCTGCAAGGCCGGCGGCGCGGACGCCGTGTATGCGACGGCTCGGGAGGCGCTGACGGAGCAGGGACTGGTGCCGCGCTGCGAGCTCTACCGCGGCGGCTGCTATGGCTTCTGCCACATGGGTCCCAACGTGGTGGTCCGCGAGGAGACTGGACGAAAGAGAGACCCGCTCTCCCCCGAGGACTACCAACTCATGGGCTGGGAGGGAGAGGTGTACTACTCGGAGATGACGCCGGAGAAGATGCGCCGCGTGGTGGCCGAGCACGTCGCCCAGGACGCTCCCGTGCAGGAGTTCTTCGGCCAGCCGGATACGCCCGCTCCGGACGACGACTGA
- a CDS encoding adenylate/guanylate cyclase domain-containing protein encodes MQGHRVHSASRRFFKRLGFSLAMAVFFGCVLGLLVYLRAPQFGALRGESSGWGPSALVEAGRDWLDGLERRTYDWRVLELGARSERPDEAVVVAIDDETLAEARQDDRPGVATQPWPRQLVGAMAHRLLEEGALLVLLDLPFPELSPNACVNPKLSPGAISSDDAAFRELLVRESGKALLSFSWESQGSRVMPPASRLWPFRVKVGTFPSPPEAHARAQSVLAVQRPAYVMPAGSQVEVWGGATDEADARELGSRLGVSGATIAERRASDDTFRMGATDLFISLAEVHVEGLDPARLVEVRQLLHPVAPLLGGGAGYGAATLSADPDGVVRGIPHLVAYSARDGRHILPSLPLAAAMRLANTQVLRYADGRLHIGDVYSVPMDASGFSLMRWDAPTAGRGSRGSLSRSIRAWNVLLNVFDVADERPARFDNDLEGRTVVLTRTAGESGHLRPTPIGLETPGGAILGQALANILRSEGITRAPEDYDLALTMGLAFLGAFLALSLSFLLRSVRGVVLYLSGLGLAGAGYTAAALYVFIEQRLWVAMAGPLLAMVGAFAVTTVYAFRNEQQIRDFVQLALGRYVSPEVARLVTRDLSLMRPERRRMSVYVCDIEGFARLSEGMTPEQLVSLFNEYLLEMAAVVRSTAGQVDKYIGDSVMAFWGAPVRTERHAHLACEAALKMRAVLADKQDAWEKKYGRRLSFRAGVDTGEVVVGDMGSELKSNYTVLGDAVGLAARLESLNKVYGTYVLVGDGTVSLAGDNYVFREVDRVRLKGRGEPLRVHELVGRKGDLSAPQQEQLTLHAQALSAYHQRRFAEAHALFERSAITFKDPVSAVYVARCARYIVTPPGADWDGVHGEDDVAPTPAAA; translated from the coding sequence GTGCAAGGACACCGCGTTCATTCCGCGAGCCGGCGCTTCTTCAAGCGGCTTGGCTTCTCTCTGGCGATGGCCGTCTTCTTCGGCTGTGTGCTGGGGCTCCTCGTGTATCTGCGGGCGCCCCAGTTCGGCGCGCTTCGAGGCGAGTCGTCAGGGTGGGGGCCGTCGGCTCTGGTGGAGGCCGGGCGGGACTGGCTGGATGGGCTGGAGCGGCGCACCTACGACTGGCGGGTGCTGGAACTGGGCGCGCGCTCGGAGCGGCCGGACGAGGCCGTGGTGGTCGCCATCGACGACGAGACACTCGCCGAGGCCCGCCAGGATGACCGTCCTGGAGTGGCCACCCAGCCGTGGCCTCGGCAACTGGTGGGCGCCATGGCTCACCGGCTCCTGGAGGAGGGCGCGCTGCTGGTCCTCCTGGACCTGCCGTTCCCCGAGTTGAGCCCCAATGCCTGTGTGAATCCGAAGCTGTCTCCGGGCGCCATCTCCAGCGACGATGCCGCGTTCCGCGAGTTGCTGGTGCGTGAGTCGGGCAAGGCGCTGCTGTCGTTCTCCTGGGAGTCCCAGGGCTCACGGGTGATGCCTCCCGCGAGCCGGCTCTGGCCGTTCCGCGTGAAGGTGGGCACGTTCCCCAGCCCCCCCGAGGCCCATGCGCGCGCCCAGTCCGTGCTCGCGGTGCAGCGGCCCGCCTACGTCATGCCCGCGGGCAGCCAGGTGGAGGTCTGGGGCGGCGCCACGGATGAGGCGGACGCGCGCGAGCTGGGCTCGAGGCTCGGCGTGTCCGGAGCCACCATCGCGGAGCGGCGGGCCTCGGACGACACGTTCCGCATGGGCGCCACGGACCTCTTCATCTCCCTGGCGGAGGTCCATGTGGAGGGGCTGGACCCGGCGCGGCTCGTGGAGGTGCGCCAGCTCCTGCACCCGGTGGCGCCGCTTCTGGGCGGTGGTGCGGGCTACGGCGCGGCGACCCTCTCCGCGGACCCGGACGGAGTGGTGCGAGGCATTCCGCATCTGGTGGCCTATTCGGCCCGGGATGGCCGCCACATCCTGCCGTCGCTCCCGCTGGCGGCGGCGATGCGGCTGGCCAACACGCAGGTGCTTCGCTACGCGGACGGGCGGCTGCACATCGGGGACGTGTACTCGGTGCCGATGGACGCGTCGGGCTTCAGCTTGATGCGCTGGGATGCACCCACCGCGGGGCGAGGCTCTCGCGGCTCATTGTCCCGCTCCATTCGCGCGTGGAACGTGCTGCTCAACGTCTTCGACGTGGCGGATGAGCGCCCCGCGCGTTTCGACAATGACCTGGAAGGCCGCACCGTCGTGCTCACGCGCACGGCGGGAGAGTCGGGGCATCTGCGGCCCACGCCCATCGGCCTGGAGACACCGGGCGGGGCCATCCTGGGGCAGGCCCTGGCCAACATCCTCCGCTCGGAAGGCATCACCCGGGCGCCCGAGGACTATGACCTGGCGCTCACGATGGGGCTCGCCTTCCTGGGCGCGTTCCTCGCGCTGTCACTCAGTTTCCTCCTGCGCTCCGTGCGCGGCGTGGTGCTGTACCTGAGCGGGTTGGGGCTCGCGGGCGCGGGCTACACGGCGGCGGCCCTCTACGTCTTCATCGAACAGCGGCTGTGGGTGGCGATGGCGGGGCCGCTCCTGGCCATGGTGGGCGCGTTCGCCGTCACCACGGTGTACGCGTTCCGCAACGAGCAGCAGATTCGCGACTTCGTGCAGTTGGCGTTGGGCCGCTACGTCAGTCCGGAGGTGGCTCGATTGGTGACTCGGGACTTGAGCCTGATGCGGCCCGAGCGCCGGCGCATGTCCGTGTACGTCTGCGACATCGAGGGCTTCGCCCGGCTCTCCGAGGGCATGACGCCCGAGCAGCTCGTGAGCCTCTTCAACGAGTACCTGTTGGAGATGGCGGCGGTGGTTCGCTCGACGGCGGGGCAGGTGGACAAGTACATCGGCGACTCGGTGATGGCGTTCTGGGGCGCGCCGGTGCGCACCGAGCGCCACGCGCACCTGGCTTGTGAGGCCGCGCTCAAGATGCGCGCGGTGCTGGCCGACAAGCAGGACGCCTGGGAGAAGAAGTACGGCCGTCGCTTGAGCTTCCGCGCGGGAGTGGACACCGGCGAGGTGGTGGTGGGCGACATGGGCAGCGAGCTGAAGTCCAACTACACCGTGCTCGGAGACGCGGTGGGGTTGGCGGCCCGGCTGGAGTCGCTCAACAAGGTGTATGGCACCTACGTGCTGGTGGGCGATGGCACCGTGTCGCTCGCGGGCGACAACTACGTCTTCCGCGAGGTGGACCGGGTCCGCTTGAAGGGGAGGGGGGAACCGCTGCGCGTGCACGAACTCGTGGGGCGCAAGGGCGACCTTTCGGCGCCGCAGCAGGAGCAGCTCACGCTTCATGCACAGGCCCTGTCGGCCTACCACCAGCGCCGCTTCGCCGAAGCACACGCGCTCTTCGAGCGCTCCGCCATCACCTTCAAGGACCCCGTCTCCGCCGTCTATGTGGCCCGCTGCGCGCGATACATCGTCACGCCGCCGGGAGCCGACTGGGATGGTGTGCACGGCGAGGACGACGTCGCGCCGACCCCTGCCGCCGCCTGA